The following proteins are co-located in the Seriola aureovittata isolate HTS-2021-v1 ecotype China chromosome 7, ASM2101889v1, whole genome shotgun sequence genome:
- the pbxip1b gene encoding pre-B-cell leukemia homeobox interacting protein 1b isoform X5, whose product MSGGSSANNSWTILTPEETVAETLRPLAEGTEHHEGSHTSAAGSGANQPAEGEASAAGSPVEAHLVSEEKPAALSGGTSTEQHTSVPTAITDAPVPTSLEVSSSLVPGSDALSRSEGLPEGPAQSSPDPDSFSDSYSHITPSPDEPPASLLSTETLGGMEFMQEEERLAQEGTLHSLNGEELHQEEDETDLSPRMTDLGKQADSPVDSEVGEERAERTEEEGESEVRRRSLLAALERIGRAEEEEEGEEEFQLPQREEDSGFSVNKCILGAVILLGLGTIFFSGVFMDLDEESDYGTRELKDSEVPRKQEWLNPEVPPPPVDADSTELLNKLVKGNQHISVLQAQLQAQGEELKVAKGQAAEGAKERLRWEEVEKENTSEAAQAPVKPTPSPPSGQPEDSRQDTAGTVETQARKPWDDQKEKKTDWKKEKHDIGENKGWKERDKTERKEGEIKERKDGGKTEWKKGKHEQGKFDKEKDKGDKQKRHSDETKQLKEKEWKKEGGSRGDEGKPWKAREGKKEQKEKSERKDRKEEKDWKKAKHEKVNEGKQWKGKEEKKDWKGGKDREEKHKGKREWKGEKEWRKVKDGFKGSGNEKWEKKDWKEKGERKEWKKGGEWKGKNGKDEGKDRKGKGERKQWDESENHSKNHGKDRKGKDERKQWNENEWKSKNGIGDKEWKRKNERKQWNENERKSKNGKGDKEWKKGDEMKQWERKEEEWKRGQKEKKHNGDWKKDRSSAEKHKDEHKFSGNHNNDHHEKHEWGDRKAPHTHRRPSMEQPEYWVQQRDRLQHNPKPPQHCNSLETCAQAEGLLPVPFPEFEAILRTYLAKAEEAGVDASKTEELKKLAANFFKDGVFVHDKMSFQDFVEDVEDILEDMVEGDENGEDEEDSAIEQEMEEFEREVMKKFSVPGAGEKEEKIKGEWRKESGRGRG is encoded by the exons ATGTCTGGCGGCAGCAGTGCTAACAACAGCTGGACCATCCTCACTCCTGAG GAGACTGTCGCTGAAACCCTGAGGCCTTTGGCAGAGGGAACAGAGCACCATGAAGGCAGCCATACATCTGCAGCAG GCTCTGGAGCAAACCAGCCTGCAGAGGGTGAAGCATCTGCAGCGGGGTCCCCTGTGGAGGCGCACCTG GTATCAGAAGAAAAACCAGCAGCACTAAGTGGAGGCACAAGCACTGAGCAGCACACCTCCGTGCCCACCGCCATCACTGATGCCCCTGTTCCCACTTCTTTGGAAGTCTCCAGCAGCTTAGTTCCTGGCAGTGATGCACTCAGCCGGTCAGAGGGCCTACCCGAGGGGCCGGCACAGTCCAGCCCTGACCCCGATTCATTCTCTGACTCCTACTCCCACATAACCCCCTCCCCTGATGAGCCCCCAGCGTCATTGCTGAGCACAGAGACTCTGGGAGGGATGGAGTTTAtgcaagaggaagagaggctTGCACAGGAAGGAACACTGCATTCATTAAATGGGGAGGAGCTACATCAGGAAGAGGATGAGACAGACCTGTCTCCAAGGATGACTGATTTAGGGAAACAGGCAG ATTCCCCTGTGGATTCAGAGGTGGGTGAGGAGAGGGCtgagaggacggaggaggaaggagagtcagaggtgaggaggaggtcTCTCTTAGCAGCTCTGGAACGGATCGggagggcagaggaggaagaggaaggagaggaagagtttCAGCTGCCACAGCGAGAGGAAGACAGCGGGTTCTCTGTGAACAAGTGCATCCTTGGTGCTGTCATTCTGCTAGGCCTCGGCACCATCTTTTTCTCAG GTGTCTTCATGGACCTGGATGAGG AGAGTGACTATGGTACCAGGGAACTGAAAGATTCAGAGGTTCCACGAAAACAG GAGTGGCTTAATCCGGAGGTTCCTCCACCCCCAGTAGATGCTGACAGTACAGAGCTTCTAAATAAGTTAGTCAAAGGGAACCAGCATATTTCTGTGCTACAAGCCCAACTTCAG gcacagggagaaGAGCTAAAAGTAGCCAAGGGACAGGCAGCAGAGGGAGCAAAGGAGCGGCTGCggtgggaggaggtggagaaggaaAACA CCAGTGAAGCAGCTCAAGCACCTGTGAAGCCCACTCCATCGCCCCCCAGTGGCCAACCAGAGGACAGCAGGCAGGACACAGCTGGAACTGTAGAAACACAGGCCAGGAAACCATGGGATGAccagaaggagaagaagacagattggaagaaggaaaaacatgacattGGTGAAAACAAGgggtggaaagagagagacaaaactGAACGAAAGGAAGGAGAGATAAAAGAGCGCAAAGATGGAGGTAAAACAGAatggaaaaagggaaaacatgAGCAAGGAAAATTTGACAAGGAGAAAGATAAGGGAGATAAGCAGAAGAGGCACAGTGATGAGACAAAACAATTGAAGGAGAAAGAGTGGAAGAAAGAAGGGGGGAGCAGAGGTGATGAAGGAAAGCCATGGAAGGCTAGGGAAGGGAAGaaggaacagaaagaaaagagtgagagaaaagatagaaaggaagagaaagattGGAAAAAGGCAAAGCATGAGAAAGTAAATGAGGGTAAACAATGGAAAGgtaaggaggaaaagaaggattGGAAGGGAGGAAAGGACCGTGAAGAGAAGCACAAGGGGAAACGCGAGTGGAAGGGAGAGAAGGAGTGGAGGAAGGTGAAAGACGGCTTCAAGGGAAGTGGCAATGAGAAATGGGAGAAGAAAGAttggaaagagaaaggagagaggaaagagtggAAGAAAGGTGGTGAGTGGAAaggtaaaaatggcaaagatgAGGGTAAAGATCGGAAAGGAAAGGGTGAAAGGAAACAGTGGGACGAGAGCGAAAATCACAGCAAGAATCATGGTAAAGACAGGAAAGGGAAGGACGAGAGGAAACAGTGGAACGAGAATGAGTGGAAGAGTAAAAATGGTATAGGTGATAAGGAATGGAAGAGGAagaatgagaggaaacagtggaACGAGAATGAGAGGAAGAGTAAAAATGGTAAAGGTGATAAGGAATGGAAGAAAGGGGATGAGATGAAACagtgggaaaggaaagaggaggagtggaagagaggacagaaagagaaaaagcacaACGGAGATTGGAAAAAGGACAGATCAAGcgctgaaaaacacaaagatgagcACAAATTTTCTGGTAATCACAATAATGACCACCATGAAAAGCATGAGTGGGGAGACAGGAAAGCCCCTCACACACATCGCAGACCCTCCATGGAACAGCCTGAGTACTGGGTCCAGCAGAGAGACCGGCTCCAGCACAACCCCAAACCACCACAGCACTGTAACTCATTGGAGACCTGCGCTCAGGCTGAGGGGCTGCTTCCTGTCCCCTTCCCTGAGTTTGAGGCCATCCTCCGCACTTACCTAGCCAAAGCAGAGGAGGCGGGAGTGGATGCTTCCAAAACAGAGGAGCTCAAAAAGCTAGCTGCCAACTTCTTCAAGGATGGGGTCTTTGTTCATGACAAAATGAGCTTTCAAGATTTTGTTGAGGATGTGGAAGATATTCTGGAAGATATGGTGGAAGGGGATGAGAAcggggaggatgaggaggatagCGCCATAGAGCAAGAAATGGAGGAGTTTGAAAGagaagtcatgaaaaagttTTCAGTGCCAGGAgcgggagagaaggaggagaaaatcaAAGGGGAGTGGAGGAAGGAGAGCGGACGAGGACGTGGCTGA
- the pbxip1b gene encoding pre-B-cell leukemia homeobox interacting protein 1b isoform X3 — protein MSGGSSANNSWTILTPEETVAETLRPLAEGTEHHEGSHTSAAGSGANQPAEGEASAAGSPVEAHLVSEEKPAALSGGTSTEQHTSVPTAITDAPVPTSLEVSSSLVPGSDALSRSEGLPEGPAQSSPDPDSFSDSYSHITPSPDEPPASLLSTETLGGMEFMQEEERLAQEGTLHSLNGEELHQEEDETDLSPRMTDLGKQADSPVDSEVGEERAERTEEEGESEVRRRSLLAALERIGRAEEEEEGEEEFQLPQREEDSGFSVNKCILGAVILLGLGTIFFSESDYGTRELKDSEVPRKQEWLNPEVPPPPVDADSTELLNKLVKGNQHISVLQAQLQAQGEELKVAKGQAAEGAKERLRWEEVEKENSRLKTEMASLPVLQTENERMKRELESVPALQKELDTLRSTVTELKRSSAASEAAQAPVKPTPSPPSGQPEDSRQDTAGTVETQARKPWDDQKEKKTDWKKEKHDIGENKGWKERDKTERKEGEIKERKDGGKTEWKKGKHEQGKFDKEKDKGDKQKRHSDETKQLKEKEWKKEGGSRGDEGKPWKAREGKKEQKEKSERKDRKEEKDWKKAKHEKVNEGKQWKGKEEKKDWKGGKDREEKHKGKREWKGEKEWRKVKDGFKGSGNEKWEKKDWKEKGERKEWKKGGEWKGKNGKDEGKDRKGKGERKQWDESENHSKNHGKDRKGKDERKQWNENEWKSKNGIGDKEWKRKNERKQWNENERKSKNGKGDKEWKKGDEMKQWERKEEEWKRGQKEKKHNGDWKKDRSSAEKHKDEHKFSGNHNNDHHEKHEWGDRKAPHTHRRPSMEQPEYWVQQRDRLQHNPKPPQHCNSLETCAQAEGLLPVPFPEFEAILRTYLAKAEEAGVDASKTEELKKLAANFFKDGVFVHDKMSFQDFVEDVEDILEDMVEGDENGEDEEDSAIEQEMEEFEREVMKKFSVPGAGEKEEKIKGEWRKESGRGRG, from the exons ATGTCTGGCGGCAGCAGTGCTAACAACAGCTGGACCATCCTCACTCCTGAG GAGACTGTCGCTGAAACCCTGAGGCCTTTGGCAGAGGGAACAGAGCACCATGAAGGCAGCCATACATCTGCAGCAG GCTCTGGAGCAAACCAGCCTGCAGAGGGTGAAGCATCTGCAGCGGGGTCCCCTGTGGAGGCGCACCTG GTATCAGAAGAAAAACCAGCAGCACTAAGTGGAGGCACAAGCACTGAGCAGCACACCTCCGTGCCCACCGCCATCACTGATGCCCCTGTTCCCACTTCTTTGGAAGTCTCCAGCAGCTTAGTTCCTGGCAGTGATGCACTCAGCCGGTCAGAGGGCCTACCCGAGGGGCCGGCACAGTCCAGCCCTGACCCCGATTCATTCTCTGACTCCTACTCCCACATAACCCCCTCCCCTGATGAGCCCCCAGCGTCATTGCTGAGCACAGAGACTCTGGGAGGGATGGAGTTTAtgcaagaggaagagaggctTGCACAGGAAGGAACACTGCATTCATTAAATGGGGAGGAGCTACATCAGGAAGAGGATGAGACAGACCTGTCTCCAAGGATGACTGATTTAGGGAAACAGGCAG ATTCCCCTGTGGATTCAGAGGTGGGTGAGGAGAGGGCtgagaggacggaggaggaaggagagtcagaggtgaggaggaggtcTCTCTTAGCAGCTCTGGAACGGATCGggagggcagaggaggaagaggaaggagaggaagagtttCAGCTGCCACAGCGAGAGGAAGACAGCGGGTTCTCTGTGAACAAGTGCATCCTTGGTGCTGTCATTCTGCTAGGCCTCGGCACCATCTTTTTCTCAG AGAGTGACTATGGTACCAGGGAACTGAAAGATTCAGAGGTTCCACGAAAACAG GAGTGGCTTAATCCGGAGGTTCCTCCACCCCCAGTAGATGCTGACAGTACAGAGCTTCTAAATAAGTTAGTCAAAGGGAACCAGCATATTTCTGTGCTACAAGCCCAACTTCAG gcacagggagaaGAGCTAAAAGTAGCCAAGGGACAGGCAGCAGAGGGAGCAAAGGAGCGGCTGCggtgggaggaggtggagaaggaaAACAGTAGGTTGAAGACAGAGATGGCATCTCTCCCTGTTCTTCagacagagaatgagaggatgaagagagagcTGGAGTCTGTCCCGGCCCTACAGAAAGAACTAGACACACTGAGATCGACTGTGACTGAATTAAAACGCTCCTCAG CAGCCAGTGAAGCAGCTCAAGCACCTGTGAAGCCCACTCCATCGCCCCCCAGTGGCCAACCAGAGGACAGCAGGCAGGACACAGCTGGAACTGTAGAAACACAGGCCAGGAAACCATGGGATGAccagaaggagaagaagacagattggaagaaggaaaaacatgacattGGTGAAAACAAGgggtggaaagagagagacaaaactGAACGAAAGGAAGGAGAGATAAAAGAGCGCAAAGATGGAGGTAAAACAGAatggaaaaagggaaaacatgAGCAAGGAAAATTTGACAAGGAGAAAGATAAGGGAGATAAGCAGAAGAGGCACAGTGATGAGACAAAACAATTGAAGGAGAAAGAGTGGAAGAAAGAAGGGGGGAGCAGAGGTGATGAAGGAAAGCCATGGAAGGCTAGGGAAGGGAAGaaggaacagaaagaaaagagtgagagaaaagatagaaaggaagagaaagattGGAAAAAGGCAAAGCATGAGAAAGTAAATGAGGGTAAACAATGGAAAGgtaaggaggaaaagaaggattGGAAGGGAGGAAAGGACCGTGAAGAGAAGCACAAGGGGAAACGCGAGTGGAAGGGAGAGAAGGAGTGGAGGAAGGTGAAAGACGGCTTCAAGGGAAGTGGCAATGAGAAATGGGAGAAGAAAGAttggaaagagaaaggagagaggaaagagtggAAGAAAGGTGGTGAGTGGAAaggtaaaaatggcaaagatgAGGGTAAAGATCGGAAAGGAAAGGGTGAAAGGAAACAGTGGGACGAGAGCGAAAATCACAGCAAGAATCATGGTAAAGACAGGAAAGGGAAGGACGAGAGGAAACAGTGGAACGAGAATGAGTGGAAGAGTAAAAATGGTATAGGTGATAAGGAATGGAAGAGGAagaatgagaggaaacagtggaACGAGAATGAGAGGAAGAGTAAAAATGGTAAAGGTGATAAGGAATGGAAGAAAGGGGATGAGATGAAACagtgggaaaggaaagaggaggagtggaagagaggacagaaagagaaaaagcacaACGGAGATTGGAAAAAGGACAGATCAAGcgctgaaaaacacaaagatgagcACAAATTTTCTGGTAATCACAATAATGACCACCATGAAAAGCATGAGTGGGGAGACAGGAAAGCCCCTCACACACATCGCAGACCCTCCATGGAACAGCCTGAGTACTGGGTCCAGCAGAGAGACCGGCTCCAGCACAACCCCAAACCACCACAGCACTGTAACTCATTGGAGACCTGCGCTCAGGCTGAGGGGCTGCTTCCTGTCCCCTTCCCTGAGTTTGAGGCCATCCTCCGCACTTACCTAGCCAAAGCAGAGGAGGCGGGAGTGGATGCTTCCAAAACAGAGGAGCTCAAAAAGCTAGCTGCCAACTTCTTCAAGGATGGGGTCTTTGTTCATGACAAAATGAGCTTTCAAGATTTTGTTGAGGATGTGGAAGATATTCTGGAAGATATGGTGGAAGGGGATGAGAAcggggaggatgaggaggatagCGCCATAGAGCAAGAAATGGAGGAGTTTGAAAGagaagtcatgaaaaagttTTCAGTGCCAGGAgcgggagagaaggaggagaaaatcaAAGGGGAGTGGAGGAAGGAGAGCGGACGAGGACGTGGCTGA